One genomic region from Bufo bufo chromosome 3, aBufBuf1.1, whole genome shotgun sequence encodes:
- the APOBEC2 gene encoding C->U-editing enzyme APOBEC-2, translating into MAQRNNKSQSNNNNEVPKDPPESSEEPGEENSKKKELEELPPFEIVEGSRIPASSFMFQFKNVEYSSGRNKTLLCYTVERGEGQVFRGYLEDEHVSAHAEEAFVSTVLPQFLSSGAINVTCYVSSSPCVNCAACIARCLRKNKTVKLRFVVARLFQWEESEIRGALRGISSAGCQLQMMKSADYLHVWQNFVEPDMVLDEEGKSEQKREQEAFIPWEDLDENSRYYEEKLAEILR; encoded by the exons ATGGCCCAGAGAAATAACAAATCTCAGTCTAATAACAATAATGAGGTACCCAAGGATCCACCAGAAAGTTCAGAGGAGCCAGGAGAAGAGAATTCCAAGAAGAAAGAACTGGAAGAGTTGCCTCCTTTTGAAATAGTGGAAGG GAGCCGCATCCCAGCTTCTTCCTTTATGTTCCAGTTCAAGAATGTGGAGTACAGTTCTGGGCGGAATAAAACTTTATTATGCTACACTGTAGAACGAGGAGAAGGCCAGGTGTTTCGTGGGTACCTGGAAGATGAGCATGTCTCAGCCCATGCAGAGGAAGCTTTTGTCTCTACTGTCCTGCCACAGTTTCTCAGTTCTGGTGCTATCAACGTCACCTGTTATGTGTCATCTAGCCCTTGTGTAAATTGTGCAGCCTGCATTGCACGATGTCTACGAAAGAATAAGACAGTGAAACTACGTTTCGTAGTCGCTCGGCTTTTCCAGTGGGAAGAATCTGAAATCCGTGGTGCCCTACGGGGCATAAGCTCTGCTGGCTGCCAACTGCAAATGATGAAGAGTGCTGATTATTTGCATGTATGGCAGAATTTTGTAGAGCCAGACATGGTTCTGGATGAAGAAGGGAAAAGTGAGCAAAAGAGGGAACAAGAAGCCTTTATTCCCTGGGAGGATTTAGACGAAAACTCAAGATATTATGaggagaagttagcagaaattttgAGATAG